In Candidatus Sulfurimonas marisnigri, a single genomic region encodes these proteins:
- the acnB gene encoding bifunctional aconitate hydratase 2/2-methylisocitrate dehydratase yields the protein MAFIEEYKAHVAEREALGVPALPLTAEQTATVIKLIKTECTDELLELLTSRVAPGVDDSAQVKAAFLNDVAAENIKVATITPTRAVEMLGMMLGGFNVLPMVNCLASSNTAVVDAAVAALSKTLLVYDAFNDVEKLHKDGNAAATKVMTSWANAEWFTSKAPIADEITVTVYKVPGETNTDDLSPASEAFTRSDIPLHANSLLINRMDNPLDTLKELKTKGHPIAYVGDVVGTGSSRKSGVNSVQWHMGVDIPGVPNKRTGGVVIGSTIAPIFFATCEDSGALPLEMDVSGMETGDVLTLLPYKGEAKINGKTVATFKLNPNTITDEVQAGGRVPLIVGRGLTSKARAVLGLPASDKFLTAEQPADTGKGYTLAQKMVGKASGLAGVRPGMYVEPEMNTVGSQDTTGPMTRDEIKELAALGFNADLVLQTFCHTAAYPKPSDVEMQHTLPDFISNRSGISLRLGDGVIHSWMNRMVLPDTVGTGADSHTRFPLGISFPAGSGAVAFAAVTGSMPLTMPESVLVRFKGEMQPGITLRDLVNAIPYVAIQQGHLTVPKAGKINVFAGRILEIEGLPDLKAEQAFELSDASAERSAAACTVLLNNEPVIEYIKSNVALLEAMAKDGYSDVTTIERRIGKMKDWLANPTLMKPDADAEYAAVIEIDLNTITEPILACPNDPDNVKLLSEVAGEKIDEVFLGSCMTNIGHYRAAGEVMRGETKNAVEKFWIVPPTRMDEQQLINEGYYDVYKEIQAQTEVPGCSLCMGNQASARQGCTVFSTSTRNFDNRLGKGTQVYLGSAELAALCAKLGRIPTVQEYMDVVPAKLAGKEDKVYKYLNFNEIKNYKLEARDVAENKYGITVKPV from the coding sequence ATGGCATTTATTGAAGAATATAAAGCACATGTTGCTGAACGCGAAGCTTTAGGCGTTCCAGCACTACCACTAACTGCAGAGCAAACTGCAACTGTTATCAAACTTATCAAAACTGAATGTACTGATGAGTTATTAGAGTTACTTACAAGTCGTGTAGCACCAGGTGTTGACGATTCTGCACAAGTTAAGGCAGCTTTCTTAAATGATGTAGCCGCTGAGAATATTAAAGTTGCAACTATTACTCCTACAAGAGCAGTAGAGATGCTAGGTATGATGTTAGGTGGATTTAATGTTCTTCCTATGGTTAATTGTTTAGCCTCTTCAAACACTGCTGTTGTTGACGCTGCTGTTGCTGCACTAAGCAAAACACTTTTAGTTTACGATGCATTTAACGATGTTGAAAAACTACACAAAGATGGTAATGCAGCTGCTACTAAAGTAATGACTTCATGGGCAAACGCTGAGTGGTTTACTTCTAAAGCACCAATCGCTGATGAAATTACTGTAACTGTTTATAAAGTTCCAGGCGAAACAAACACAGATGATCTTTCTCCAGCATCTGAAGCGTTTACACGTTCTGACATTCCTTTACATGCAAACTCTCTTCTTATTAACAGAATGGACAACCCATTAGATACTCTTAAAGAACTTAAAACAAAAGGTCACCCAATTGCTTATGTTGGTGATGTTGTTGGTACGGGTTCATCTCGTAAATCAGGTGTTAACTCTGTTCAATGGCATATGGGTGTAGATATTCCAGGTGTTCCTAACAAGCGCACTGGCGGTGTTGTTATTGGTTCTACTATTGCTCCAATTTTCTTTGCTACGTGTGAAGACTCAGGTGCACTTCCATTAGAGATGGACGTTTCTGGTATGGAAACAGGTGATGTTTTAACACTTTTACCATACAAAGGTGAAGCTAAAATCAACGGTAAAACTGTTGCTACTTTCAAGCTAAACCCTAATACTATCACGGACGAAGTACAAGCAGGTGGACGTGTTCCATTGATCGTTGGCCGTGGCCTTACGTCTAAAGCCCGTGCAGTTCTTGGTCTTCCAGCTTCTGATAAATTTTTAACTGCAGAACAACCAGCTGATACAGGTAAGGGTTACACGCTTGCACAAAAAATGGTTGGTAAAGCTTCTGGTCTTGCTGGTGTTCGTCCAGGTATGTACGTAGAGCCAGAAATGAACACAGTTGGTTCTCAAGATACTACCGGTCCTATGACTCGTGATGAGATCAAAGAACTTGCAGCGCTAGGTTTCAATGCTGACTTGGTACTTCAAACTTTCTGTCATACAGCTGCATATCCTAAACCATCTGATGTTGAAATGCAACATACACTGCCTGACTTTATCTCTAACCGTTCAGGTATCTCTTTACGTCTAGGTGATGGTGTTATTCACTCTTGGATGAACCGTATGGTTCTTCCAGATACTGTTGGTACGGGCGCAGATTCACATACTCGTTTCCCTCTAGGTATCTCTTTCCCAGCTGGATCTGGTGCTGTTGCATTTGCTGCAGTTACTGGTTCTATGCCATTGACTATGCCTGAGTCTGTTCTTGTACGTTTCAAAGGTGAGATGCAACCCGGTATCACTTTACGTGACCTTGTAAACGCTATCCCTTATGTTGCTATCCAACAGGGTCACTTAACAGTACCTAAGGCTGGTAAAATCAACGTATTTGCTGGACGTATTTTAGAAATTGAAGGTCTTCCTGATCTTAAAGCTGAGCAAGCATTTGAGTTATCTGATGCATCTGCTGAGCGTTCTGCTGCTGCTTGTACTGTTTTATTAAACAATGAGCCAGTTATTGAATACATCAAATCAAACGTTGCACTTTTAGAAGCTATGGCTAAAGATGGCTATTCCGATGTTACTACAATCGAACGTCGTATTGGTAAGATGAAAGATTGGTTAGCTAATCCTACACTTATGAAACCAGATGCTGATGCAGAGTACGCAGCAGTTATTGAAATAGATCTTAACACCATTACTGAACCAATTCTTGCATGTCCAAATGACCCAGATAATGTTAAATTATTATCTGAAGTTGCTGGTGAAAAAATTGATGAAGTATTCTTAGGGTCTTGTATGACTAACATCGGTCATTACCGTGCAGCTGGTGAAGTTATGCGTGGTGAAACTAAAAATGCAGTTGAAAAATTCTGGATTGTTCCACCAACTCGCATGGATGAGCAACAGCTTATCAACGAAGGTTACTACGACGTGTACAAAGAGATTCAAGCACAAACAGAAGTTCCTGGATGTTCTTTATGTATGGGTAATCAAGCATCTGCTCGTCAGGGATGTACAGTTTTTTCAACATCAACTCGTAACTTTGATAACCGTTTAGGTAAAGGAACACAAGTTTATCTTGGTTCTGCAGAACTAGCTGCACTATGTGCTAAGTTAGGTCGTATTCCAACAGTTCAAGAGTACATGGATGTTGTTCCTGCTAAACTTGCTGGTAAAGAAGATAAAGTATACAAATACCTTAACTTTAATGAGATTAAAAACTATAAGTTAGAAGCTCGTGATGTTGCTGAAAATAAATACGGAATTACAGTTAAACCAGTATAA
- a CDS encoding ABC transporter permease has protein sequence MKKSIVPYLVKRFLRFDNEQPFIFLSALLAFLGISLGVMVLLIAMALMNGFDKEFKKKLTIMNYPLTVMPKFYGSVNENLLIDLENKFPQLHFSPYVQSAVMARSGTKLEGGYIFGVDFKSEAKVNSILSEAIQNSDFNKFDILIGKSLKEEFNLFIDDRLMYIFTQVEPGGLSITPKIKRFKVKGVFDSGLSAYDKAYSYTTLSSLQTMLHIPTNQYNGIHIFSKNPEVDIVELKNFLPNSVVIKGWWEDNLNFFAALELEKASLFIVLMLIILIAAINIISSLLMNVMNRRSEIALLLSLGATSSEVKKVFLYLGIVIGISGILVGIILGMSGLWVLSTFDIVHLPKDVYPTSTLPLDLSFKDFILIVVGAFAIVVASSYYPAKKASEIDILTVLRNE, from the coding sequence TTGAAAAAATCGATAGTACCATACCTAGTAAAACGTTTTTTACGATTTGACAATGAGCAGCCATTTATTTTCTTGTCTGCCTTACTTGCATTTCTAGGAATTTCACTTGGTGTAATGGTACTGTTGATTGCTATGGCCCTGATGAATGGCTTTGACAAAGAGTTTAAAAAAAAGCTTACGATTATGAACTACCCATTGACTGTTATGCCAAAGTTTTATGGCTCAGTTAATGAAAATTTATTAATAGACTTGGAGAATAAATTTCCACAGCTTCATTTTAGTCCTTATGTTCAATCTGCTGTAATGGCAAGAAGTGGAACAAAGCTAGAGGGTGGCTATATATTTGGAGTTGATTTTAAAAGTGAAGCTAAAGTAAACAGCATTTTAAGCGAGGCTATACAAAATAGTGATTTTAATAAATTTGATATACTGATTGGTAAGTCCTTAAAAGAGGAGTTCAATCTTTTTATAGATGATAGACTTATGTATATTTTTACACAAGTAGAGCCAGGCGGTCTCTCTATAACTCCAAAAATAAAAAGGTTTAAGGTAAAGGGTGTATTTGACTCAGGACTATCTGCTTATGATAAAGCATATAGCTATACAACACTCTCATCTCTTCAAACTATGTTACATATACCAACTAATCAATATAATGGGATTCATATTTTCTCTAAAAACCCAGAAGTTGACATTGTAGAACTAAAAAACTTTCTTCCAAACAGTGTCGTTATAAAAGGTTGGTGGGAAGACAACCTTAACTTCTTTGCAGCCTTGGAATTAGAAAAAGCCTCTCTATTTATAGTTTTAATGCTTATTATTTTAATAGCAGCTATAAATATTATATCTTCTCTTTTAATGAATGTAATGAACAGACGAAGCGAAATAGCATTGCTTTTATCATTAGGTGCTACATCTTCGGAAGTGAAGAAAGTATTTTTATATTTAGGTATTGTTATTGGTATTAGCGGTATTTTAGTTGGAATCATTCTTGGTATGAGTGGTTTATGGGTGTTAAGTACTTTTGATATAGTACACTTACCAAAAGACGTTTACCCTACATCTACACTACCTCTTGACTTAAGCTTTAAAGACTTTATACTTATAGTTGTTGGAGCATTTGCGATTGTTGTAGCATCATCATATTATCCTGCAAAAAAAGCTAGTGAAATAGATATATTAACTGTATTAAGGAATGAGTAA
- a CDS encoding AsmA-like C-terminal domain-containing protein, whose protein sequence is MFILLQNGLYIDEISFPNFKAKKLYIKWDEKVSVIIEELNVVKEKNSKDSKPDYEMFSEILKSTVHLDNWFEKIIIKKISFNDIEGSFKYIDGGNGFLSASSPTFSLESRMFFESHMFNIQIDEYKDRKRELLVSGNLILNTIGKIELITSLSIDINCDTNLNVYAISDTKKLSYKVESTKNIKNSRYIVDLLDMNPKAKYWVYNAIEMSSLSIKSAYGWLEYDKVNEAYLNLHVKATANDLNYTYDKELEPVNTAYTDLEFKNGVLYIKPQNAFSYGFFLDKSWLKIDFSKKEELLSLYLLFKGKVNKGLLSLLNRYKITLPFIQTEGEVATNLELNINLRSAQVVAVGDFYAKQGKIEYLGLDIDVFDAHVFLNNSHIKIKDMYAKYKDIATSYVDMNFNARESAGTLDFRVKEISLKERGLTLQKLAEPLHVTYAISPQNDYLRVEKSNWIFKNKLFKVSSMKIPFDIKKLTAQIPITPVEIPKIASALVSGKILFKPIRAKLTIDLQKLNYANIELSKPPSSIDLVYNNGFSLSSKDKIILDIDSVNYTFGNARIDFNTDNVSVKNLSLNISDKLKSKISAIYSLKKSDGYIDLHSMEFSDSKLGEIFKNEKTTRLHVEATGSNINITSKEYDLDYLKRDDEWRLKLNSIEKIAKSSKALREFGLTNGNFSIFKKNSDKNIKFTASSEYKYKILVKDNTPVKNYLVSGEIEKEVGSVSLRVNDSVDVSINDKIKIEANSIGININEILNFISDKNNSNKSNNNLKLSLNAKKSYIYFSKNRYAISDNIELKYNNNITTLNLEHKNGNADFKFSDGNFHIYGRDFGDLFMENLFAHSEFKGGILDFAITGTPYKHNGMIFVRKTTILDYKILNNILAFVNTIPSLVTFSLPGYNNKGLAVESAYMSFNLKNNIYKIDDLYLKSKEIDIVGKGNASIKNNTIDVDLNLKTDLGSTISKIPIVGYILLGKDSISTSLKIRGKLDDPDVTTQVTKDIIVAPLNIIKRTLMLPFELFKSDDDKK, encoded by the coding sequence ATGTTTATACTTCTTCAAAATGGATTGTATATAGATGAAATATCATTTCCAAACTTTAAAGCTAAGAAATTATACATTAAATGGGATGAAAAAGTAAGTGTAATTATAGAAGAGTTAAATGTTGTCAAAGAAAAAAATTCTAAAGATTCTAAGCCAGACTATGAAATGTTTAGTGAAATTTTAAAAAGTACTGTGCATCTTGACAACTGGTTTGAAAAAATTATTATTAAAAAAATATCATTCAATGATATTGAAGGCTCTTTTAAATATATAGACGGTGGAAATGGCTTTTTATCTGCATCTTCCCCTACTTTTTCTCTTGAAAGTAGAATGTTCTTTGAATCACACATGTTTAACATTCAAATAGATGAATATAAAGATAGAAAAAGAGAGTTGCTCGTTAGCGGAAATTTAATCTTAAACACTATTGGTAAGATAGAGCTGATTACTTCATTAAGTATAGATATAAACTGCGATACAAACTTAAATGTTTACGCAATAAGCGATACTAAAAAACTTTCTTATAAAGTAGAGTCTACAAAGAATATAAAAAATAGCAGATACATTGTTGATCTGCTCGATATGAACCCTAAGGCAAAGTACTGGGTTTATAATGCAATTGAGATGTCAAGTCTATCAATTAAAAGTGCTTACGGTTGGCTAGAGTATGATAAAGTAAACGAAGCATATTTAAACCTGCATGTTAAAGCAACTGCTAATGATTTAAATTATACCTATGATAAGGAATTAGAACCAGTAAACACTGCTTATACTGACTTAGAATTTAAAAATGGTGTACTTTATATAAAACCGCAAAACGCTTTTTCCTATGGTTTTTTTCTTGATAAGAGTTGGTTAAAAATTGATTTTTCTAAAAAAGAGGAGCTTCTTTCACTATATCTACTATTTAAAGGAAAGGTTAATAAAGGCTTATTGAGCTTACTAAATAGATATAAAATAACATTACCTTTTATACAGACAGAGGGTGAAGTAGCTACAAACCTGGAACTAAATATCAATCTAAGGTCAGCACAAGTTGTAGCAGTAGGTGATTTTTATGCTAAACAGGGGAAAATAGAGTACCTAGGTTTAGATATAGATGTCTTTGACGCACACGTTTTTTTAAATAATTCACATATTAAAATAAAAGACATGTATGCAAAATACAAAGATATTGCAACCTCGTATGTAGATATGAATTTCAATGCTAGAGAGTCAGCTGGAACCCTGGATTTTAGAGTTAAAGAGATATCTTTGAAAGAGAGAGGTTTAACACTACAAAAGCTTGCGGAGCCTCTACATGTAACTTATGCTATTTCACCACAAAATGATTATTTAAGAGTTGAAAAATCTAACTGGATATTTAAAAATAAACTTTTTAAAGTTTCTTCAATGAAGATACCTTTTGATATAAAAAAATTAACGGCTCAAATACCGATTACTCCTGTAGAAATTCCAAAAATAGCATCTGCTCTTGTGTCAGGTAAAATACTATTTAAACCTATTAGAGCTAAACTAACAATTGACTTGCAAAAATTAAACTATGCAAATATTGAACTAAGCAAACCACCGTCATCTATAGACCTTGTTTACAATAATGGTTTTAGCCTCTCATCCAAAGATAAAATTATTTTAGATATTGACAGTGTTAATTACACATTTGGTAATGCCAGAATAGACTTTAATACAGACAATGTTAGTGTAAAAAATCTCTCTCTTAATATAAGTGATAAATTAAAATCAAAAATCAGTGCCATTTACAGTCTAAAAAAATCAGATGGATATATAGACCTTCATAGCATGGAATTTTCAGATTCTAAACTTGGAGAAATCTTTAAAAATGAGAAAACTACACGCCTACATGTAGAAGCAACAGGTTCAAACATCAATATAACTTCTAAAGAGTATGATTTAGATTATTTGAAGAGAGATGATGAGTGGAGATTAAAATTAAATTCTATAGAGAAAATCGCTAAGAGTTCTAAAGCTTTGAGAGAGTTTGGTTTAACTAATGGAAATTTTTCAATTTTTAAAAAAAATAGTGATAAAAATATAAAGTTTACAGCAAGTAGTGAATACAAGTATAAAATTCTTGTAAAAGACAACACTCCTGTAAAAAACTATCTTGTAAGTGGAGAGATAGAAAAAGAAGTTGGTAGTGTATCTCTAAGAGTAAATGACTCCGTTGATGTAAGCATAAATGATAAAATAAAAATTGAGGCAAATAGTATTGGTATAAATATTAATGAAATTCTGAATTTTATATCTGACAAAAACAACTCTAACAAAAGTAATAACAATCTAAAGCTATCATTAAATGCAAAAAAGTCTTATATATATTTTAGTAAAAATAGATATGCAATATCTGATAATATTGAACTTAAGTATAATAATAATATTACAACTTTAAATCTAGAACATAAGAATGGTAATGCTGATTTTAAGTTTAGTGATGGAAACTTTCATATTTATGGGAGAGATTTCGGTGATTTATTTATGGAAAATCTATTTGCTCACTCCGAGTTTAAAGGTGGTATCTTAGACTTTGCCATAACCGGTACACCGTATAAACATAACGGTATGATTTTTGTAAGAAAAACAACTATTCTTGATTATAAAATTCTAAATAACATACTTGCATTTGTTAACACTATACCATCTCTAGTGACATTCTCACTTCCAGGATACAACAATAAGGGATTAGCAGTCGAAAGTGCATATATGAGCTTTAATTTAAAAAATAATATATATAAAATAGATGATTTGTATCTTAAATCTAAAGAGATTGATATTGTAGGTAAAGGTAATGCCAGCATAAAGAACAACACTATTGATGTTGATCTAAATTTAAAAACAGACTTAGGGAGCACAATATCTAAGATACCTATTGTAGGATATATATTGTTAGGTAAAGACAGTATCTCTACTTCTTTAAAAATAAGAGGGAAACTAGATGATCCAGACGTAACAACTCAAGTTACAAAAGATATAATTGTTGCACCGCTTAATATTATAAAAAGAACTCTTATGCTTCCATTTGAACTTTTTAAAAGCGATGATGATAAAAAGTAA
- the mltG gene encoding endolytic transglycosylase MltG encodes MKWIFEIVLIIILSFMYYLNKPINSPKVIYIPQGSINKIITHLSDKNYNVSKLDSLLLRVIGSPQSGWIDIGTIRSRRADFLYKLTTAKAALQEITLIPGETTYVFLDQLSKDLKLDREVLQKEYDSQASHVEGALVPNTYKMPIGITEKMIIKILLSTSLDQMKSLSVKIFGSYNEKKWFHFVTVASIIQKESANTKEMPLVSSVIYNRLNKKMKLQMDGTLNYGKYSHVKVTPSRIKGDTSLYNTYRNKGLPSIPVCNVSFDAIRAAIFPAQTKYLYFMKSNSGTHDFSCNYSTHLSNIKRVTK; translated from the coding sequence ATGAAGTGGATTTTTGAAATAGTATTAATAATAATTTTGTCGTTCATGTACTACCTAAATAAGCCTATAAATTCACCCAAAGTCATCTATATACCTCAAGGTTCTATTAACAAGATTATAACACATTTGAGTGATAAAAATTACAATGTAAGTAAACTTGACTCACTACTTTTAAGAGTTATAGGCTCTCCTCAAAGTGGATGGATAGATATAGGAACAATACGTAGTAGAAGAGCAGATTTTTTATATAAACTAACAACTGCAAAAGCAGCACTTCAAGAGATAACACTAATTCCAGGTGAGACAACATATGTTTTTTTAGATCAATTGTCTAAAGATTTAAAATTAGATAGAGAGGTTCTACAAAAAGAGTATGACTCACAAGCCTCACATGTAGAAGGTGCTCTGGTTCCAAATACGTATAAAATGCCTATTGGTATTACAGAGAAAATGATAATTAAAATTTTACTTTCTACATCGTTAGATCAAATGAAAAGCCTGTCAGTTAAAATATTTGGAAGCTATAATGAAAAGAAATGGTTTCATTTTGTAACAGTTGCATCAATTATTCAAAAAGAATCGGCTAATACTAAAGAGATGCCGCTGGTAAGTTCTGTCATATACAATAGACTCAATAAAAAAATGAAATTACAGATGGATGGTACTCTTAACTATGGAAAATATTCACATGTAAAAGTAACACCAAGTAGAATAAAAGGAGATACGTCTCTATACAATACATACAGAAACAAGGGGCTCCCGTCAATCCCAGTTTGTAATGTTAGCTTTGATGCAATCAGGGCAGCAATATTTCCGGCACAGACAAAATATCTCTATTTTATGAAATCAAATAGCGGAACACATGATTTCTCATGTAACTATTCTACACATTTGAGCAATATTAAGCGTGTTACCAAATGA
- the lolA gene encoding LolA-like outer membrane lipoprotein chaperone gives MKYLLLTILLIAQATASMNDVTSFEADFTQSITDDKDKVLTYSGHILASKPQNAKWSYTKPFKKNVFITQFEVTIVEPEIEQVIIKRIESNFDFFKMIANAKKIENNTYETNYKESVFKIIQNNNLIESISYIDEFENRVQILFKNQKQNHSIDLKVFIPNYPIYFDIIRD, from the coding sequence TTGAAATACCTACTATTAACTATACTACTTATAGCACAAGCTACTGCCTCGATGAATGATGTAACCTCTTTTGAAGCTGATTTCACACAAAGTATAACTGATGACAAAGATAAAGTTCTAACTTATAGTGGACATATATTAGCCTCTAAACCTCAAAATGCAAAATGGAGTTATACTAAGCCATTTAAAAAAAATGTTTTTATCACTCAATTTGAAGTTACTATAGTTGAGCCTGAAATTGAGCAGGTTATTATTAAAAGAATAGAGTCGAATTTTGATTTTTTTAAAATGATTGCAAATGCTAAGAAGATAGAAAATAATACTTATGAGACAAACTATAAAGAATCAGTATTTAAAATAATTCAAAACAATAATTTAATAGAATCAATATCATATATAGATGAGTTTGAAAACAGAGTTCAAATACTTTTTAAAAATCAAAAACAAAATCACAGTATTGATTTAAAAGTTTTTATTCCTAATTACCCTATATACTTTGACATTATAAGAGATTAA
- the secA gene encoding preprotein translocase subunit SecA — MLQALMGKVFGTSNDRELKKYTKIANSINELESKYQALNDNELKDAFSELKNSVLKEEKTLEDVLEDSFAITREASVRTLKMRHFDVQLIGGIVLHEGRIAEMKTGEGKTLVATLAIVLNAMTGKGVHLVTVNDYLASRDGNEMRPLYEFLGLSVGILLENMHDSSVKREAYSADITYGTNNEFGFDYLRDNMSYSAENMVQRGHNFVIVDEVDSILIDEARTPLIISGPTNNTMQDYTDANLIALKLEKEKHFTVDEKDKVVLITEDGITKAEELFKVENLYSAENSSLPHVLDQALKANYLFEIDVDYVINDGEVVIVDEFTGRLSEGRRFSEGLHQALEAKEGVDIKEETQTLADITFQNYFRMYDKLAGMTGTAETEASEFAQIYSLDVISIPTNIPITRKDLNDLIYKTEEEKFAAVIDTIKTLSKTGQPVLIGTASIDKSEVLHSVLKKEKIAHTVLNAKNHAQEGEIIKNAGAKGAVTIATNMAGRGVDIKVNDEVRELGGLYIVGTERHENRRIDNQLRGRSGRQGDAGTTQFYLSLEDNLLRIFGSDKIKSIMERLGVEDGEYIESKMVTRAVEKAQKKVENMHYEGRKQIVEYDDVANEQRKIVYKFRAQLLNSEYDISSKVDEVREEYVAHILASSDIFEGGDKEDFNLEKVFKLLREEVNLELNRDEFSSLEYEELLEALVSTIKKSYDNKMSVLDDGISNEIERELYLKELDSAWREHLYAMDNMKTGIRLRAYNQKDPLVEYKKESFNLFTELISDIKFNTIKTLQIIQFRVEDPEEEARKVAEQLELQRKHSAAAIQLSHSDSDVEYGSKKISRNDTCPCGSGKKYKQCCGKSGPKKGVFAGNGASVS; from the coding sequence ATGCTACAAGCATTAATGGGTAAAGTATTCGGTACATCAAATGATCGTGAATTAAAAAAATATACGAAGATTGCTAACAGTATAAATGAGTTAGAGAGCAAGTATCAAGCTCTAAATGATAATGAATTAAAAGATGCTTTTTCTGAGCTTAAAAATAGCGTATTAAAAGAGGAAAAAACTTTAGAAGATGTTCTAGAGGACTCTTTTGCAATAACTAGAGAAGCGAGTGTTAGAACTCTTAAAATGAGACATTTTGACGTTCAACTTATTGGTGGGATAGTCCTTCACGAGGGTAGGATTGCTGAGATGAAAACAGGTGAGGGTAAAACACTTGTTGCAACTCTGGCTATTGTTTTGAATGCGATGACTGGAAAAGGGGTTCACCTTGTGACGGTTAATGATTATCTTGCTTCGAGAGATGGTAATGAGATGAGACCTCTATATGAGTTTTTAGGTCTATCTGTTGGTATTTTATTGGAAAACATGCATGATTCATCTGTTAAAAGAGAAGCTTATTCAGCAGATATAACTTATGGAACAAACAATGAGTTTGGATTTGACTACTTAAGAGACAATATGAGCTACTCAGCAGAGAATATGGTTCAAAGAGGTCATAACTTTGTTATAGTTGATGAAGTTGATAGTATTTTAATTGACGAAGCTAGAACTCCTCTTATTATCTCAGGACCAACCAATAATACTATGCAAGACTATACTGACGCAAATTTGATAGCTTTAAAATTAGAAAAAGAAAAACATTTTACAGTTGATGAAAAAGACAAAGTAGTACTTATAACTGAAGATGGTATAACTAAAGCAGAAGAGCTGTTTAAAGTTGAAAATCTTTATTCTGCTGAGAACTCTTCACTTCCACATGTACTGGATCAAGCTTTAAAAGCAAACTATCTTTTTGAAATAGATGTTGATTACGTAATTAATGATGGTGAAGTTGTAATTGTTGATGAGTTTACTGGTCGCCTTAGTGAAGGACGTCGTTTTTCAGAAGGACTTCATCAGGCACTTGAAGCAAAAGAGGGTGTTGACATTAAAGAAGAGACACAAACTCTAGCAGATATCACATTTCAGAACTACTTTAGAATGTATGATAAATTAGCTGGCATGACTGGTACAGCAGAGACTGAAGCGTCGGAATTTGCTCAAATTTACTCTTTAGATGTTATATCTATACCTACAAACATTCCAATTACTAGAAAAGATTTAAATGATTTAATTTATAAAACAGAAGAGGAGAAATTTGCAGCTGTAATAGATACAATCAAAACTCTTTCAAAAACTGGTCAACCTGTACTTATAGGTACCGCTTCTATTGATAAATCTGAAGTGCTACACAGTGTTCTAAAAAAAGAAAAAATTGCTCATACTGTACTTAATGCTAAAAACCATGCGCAAGAGGGTGAAATTATTAAAAATGCCGGTGCAAAAGGTGCTGTAACGATTGCAACAAATATGGCAGGTCGTGGTGTTGATATTAAAGTAAATGATGAAGTTAGAGAGCTTGGCGGTCTTTATATAGTGGGAACAGAGAGACATGAAAATCGTCGTATTGATAATCAGCTTCGTGGTCGTTCTGGTCGTCAAGGTGATGCTGGTACAACTCAATTTTATCTATCATTAGAAGATAATCTTCTACGTATTTTTGGAAGTGACAAAATTAAATCTATAATGGAGCGTCTTGGTGTTGAGGATGGTGAATATATAGAGTCTAAAATGGTTACTCGTGCAGTTGAAAAAGCTCAGAAAAAAGTTGAAAATATGCACTACGAAGGTAGAAAACAGATTGTTGAGTATGACGATGTTGCAAATGAGCAGAGAAAAATAGTTTATAAATTTAGAGCTCAACTACTTAATAGTGAGTATGACATATCATCTAAGGTTGATGAAGTCAGAGAAGAGTATGTGGCACATATTCTAGCAAGTTCAGATATATTTGAGGGTGGAGACAAAGAAGATTTCAATTTAGAAAAAGTTTTTAAGCTATTACGCGAAGAGGTTAATTTAGAACTTAATAGAGATGAATTCTCTTCACTTGAGTATGAAGAATTATTAGAGGCTCTAGTTAGCACTATTAAAAAATCTTATGATAATAAGATGAGTGTATTAGATGATGGAATTTCAAATGAAATAGAGCGAGAGCTGTATCTTAAAGAGCTAGATAGTGCTTGGAGAGAGCATCTATATGCTATGGACAACATGAAAACCGGTATCAGACTAAGAGCATACAACCAAAAAGACCCATTAGTAGAATATAAAAAAGAGAGTTTTAATCTTTTTACAGAATTAATTAGTGATATTAAATTCAACACGATAAAAACTCTTCAAATTATTCAGTTTAGAGTAGAAGATCCAGAAGAAGAAGCTAGAAAAGTTGCTGAGCAGTTAGAGCTTCAGCGCAAACACTCAGCAGCCGCTATACAACTTAGTCACTCCGACAGTGATGTAGAATATGGTTCTAAAAAGATTTCAAGAAATGACACATGTCCATGCGGAAGTGGCAAAAAATACAAGCAGTGTTGTGGTAAAAGTGGTCCCAAGAAGGGTGTATTTGCTGGAAATGGTGCTTCTGTTTCTTGA